A genome region from Natronobeatus ordinarius includes the following:
- a CDS encoding geranylgeranylglycerol-phosphate geranylgeranyltransferase: MAPGETIRGLLELTRPGNAIVAGVLTFIGAYVAGGVTTSPLETGAAVGATVFAVGAGNAVNDYFDRDIDRINRPDRAIPRGAVSPRGALVFSVVLFLAAVGLALTLPWLAIGIAAVNLLALITYTEYFKGLPGVGNALVAYLGGSTFLFGGAAVGGIEATVVLFALAALATFAREVVKDVEDLEGDREEGLNTLPIAIGERRALFVGAGVLLVGVLASPLPFLLGQFDVVYLLAVVPAVLLMLYAMWRSFDDPSAGQKHLKFGTFLAAFAFIVGRAAVDAPAVVL, translated from the coding sequence ATGGCACCGGGGGAGACGATACGCGGGTTGCTCGAGTTGACGCGGCCGGGAAACGCGATCGTGGCCGGTGTACTGACGTTTATCGGGGCGTACGTCGCGGGCGGTGTGACGACGTCACCGCTCGAGACGGGCGCCGCTGTGGGCGCGACCGTGTTCGCCGTCGGTGCTGGAAACGCGGTCAACGACTACTTCGACCGCGACATCGACCGGATCAACCGGCCCGACCGGGCGATTCCTCGCGGCGCCGTCAGTCCGCGCGGGGCGCTCGTCTTCAGCGTGGTCCTGTTTCTGGCCGCCGTTGGGCTGGCGTTGACGCTGCCGTGGCTGGCGATCGGTATCGCGGCGGTGAACCTGCTCGCGCTGATCACCTACACCGAGTACTTCAAAGGGCTGCCGGGGGTCGGGAACGCCCTCGTGGCCTACCTCGGCGGCAGTACGTTCCTGTTCGGCGGGGCAGCAGTCGGCGGGATCGAAGCCACGGTCGTCCTGTTCGCACTCGCCGCGCTGGCGACGTTCGCCCGCGAGGTGGTGAAAGACGTCGAGGACCTCGAGGGCGACCGCGAGGAAGGGCTGAACACGCTTCCGATTGCCATCGGTGAACGTCGGGCGCTGTTCGTCGGCGCCGGGGTGTTGCTCGTCGGCGTGCTCGCGAGTCCACTGCCGTTCCTGCTCGGACAGTTCGACGTCGTCTACCTGCTCGCCGTCGTTCCGGCCGTCCTCCTCATGCTGTACGCGATGTGGCGGAGCTTCGACGACCCGAGTGCAGGACAGAAACACCTCAAGTTCGGAACGTTCCTCGCGGCGTTCGCGTTCATCGTCGGCCGTGCAGCGGTCGACGCGCCGGCGGTGGTGCTGTGA
- a CDS encoding RAD55 family ATPase, with amino-acid sequence MYDLATVHSDTEIDPGTNVLITGPPLTGKRQLASDILASGVEQGEGSIVVTTKDSAERVLSRFESSVGETSSLDDANVGVVDCVTKQRGLGTAEDDPRIKYASSPVDMTGIGIKLSEFLQEFYEVRGLSQNRILLHSVSTLLMYSNLQTVFRFLHVFTGRIQSANALGVYVIDSTAHEDQTMNTLKQLFDGVIEVRQEEGSGPEIRTAGLA; translated from the coding sequence ATGTACGACCTCGCAACTGTCCACTCGGACACCGAAATCGACCCCGGGACGAACGTCCTCATCACAGGCCCACCGCTGACCGGCAAACGGCAACTCGCGTCCGACATCCTCGCAAGCGGTGTCGAACAGGGAGAGGGGTCGATCGTCGTCACGACGAAAGACAGCGCCGAGCGGGTTCTCTCGAGGTTCGAATCCAGTGTCGGGGAGACGAGCAGTCTCGATGACGCCAACGTCGGGGTCGTCGACTGCGTGACGAAACAGCGTGGACTCGGGACGGCCGAGGACGATCCGCGGATCAAATACGCCTCCTCGCCGGTCGATATGACCGGCATCGGGATCAAGCTCTCTGAGTTCCTCCAGGAGTTCTACGAGGTACGCGGACTCTCCCAGAACCGGATCCTGCTTCACTCCGTGTCGACGCTGCTCATGTACTCGAACCTCCAGACGGTGTTTCGGTTTCTCCACGTCTTCACCGGACGGATCCAGAGCGCGAACGCGTTAGGCGTCTACGTCATCGACTCGACGGCACACGAAGACCAGACGATGAACACGCTCAAACAGTTGTTCGATGGCGTCATAGAGGTCAGACAAGAAGAGGGGTCGGGGCCGGAGATTCGGACCGCTGGCCTGGCCTGA
- a CDS encoding ornithine cyclodeaminase family protein, producing MVTILSEADVTQLLTVESLLSPVEDALIKQGAGEVERPDRPHFPIGAGLESADPLGMGLTMPAYIHGEPYAVTKLVSVHEGNEARGLPTVQAQIALTDARTGRPVAYMAGTTITNARTGCIGGLAANYLASDPIRLAVIGAGAQARWQTRAIAATSTLEAVRIYSPSDSKHDCASDLREEGLPVTAAETAADAVEGATVVVTATTSTEPVFPAAALTDAELVVAVGAFDESMQELEPAVVDGATALFADVPEEAAATGDILPTAYSASDLHPLSDVFTGSTSRPAADGFVLVESVGSAVLDLAAATTVYQLAEAEGVGTTVSL from the coding sequence ATGGTCACGATTCTCAGCGAGGCCGACGTCACACAGCTGCTGACCGTCGAGTCACTCCTCTCGCCGGTGGAGGACGCACTGATCAAACAGGGCGCCGGCGAGGTCGAGCGGCCCGACCGCCCACACTTCCCGATCGGCGCCGGACTCGAGTCAGCCGACCCGCTCGGGATGGGGCTCACGATGCCCGCCTACATTCACGGCGAACCGTACGCCGTGACGAAACTCGTTAGCGTCCACGAGGGAAACGAGGCGCGTGGGCTCCCGACCGTCCAGGCCCAGATCGCGTTGACGGACGCCCGAACCGGCCGTCCAGTGGCCTACATGGCCGGCACCACGATCACGAACGCCCGAACCGGCTGCATCGGCGGCCTGGCCGCAAACTACCTGGCGTCCGATCCGATCCGGCTGGCCGTCATCGGTGCGGGCGCACAGGCACGCTGGCAGACCCGCGCGATCGCCGCGACGAGCACGCTCGAGGCCGTCCGCATCTACTCGCCGAGCGACTCGAAACACGACTGTGCGAGCGACCTCCGCGAGGAAGGACTCCCGGTGACGGCCGCCGAGACGGCAGCCGACGCGGTCGAGGGTGCGACGGTCGTCGTGACGGCAACGACGAGCACCGAGCCGGTGTTCCCCGCCGCGGCGCTGACCGACGCCGAACTCGTCGTCGCCGTCGGTGCGTTCGACGAATCGATGCAAGAGCTCGAGCCCGCCGTCGTCGACGGCGCCACGGCGCTGTTCGCAGACGTCCCCGAGGAGGCGGCGGCCACGGGAGATATTTTGCCGACGGCGTACTCCGCCTCGGACCTGCACCCACTCTCTGACGTCTTCACCGGTTCCACCTCGCGCCCGGCAGCCGACGGCTTCGTCCTCGTCGAGAGCGTCGGAAGCGCCGTCCTGGACCTGGCCGCGGCGACGACGGTGTACCAGCTGGCCGAAGCCGAGGGAGTCGGGACCACCGTCTCGCTTTGA
- a CDS encoding DHH family phosphoesterase, which yields MTRDSAGRAVDDGPSVVYDLAADCTVADLEENTPYLAEINGIVEYGVFVDLSDSISGLVHESVLEGTFRVGQELVVSLENVRENGDVAFEPVDVDEEYDVEVVPHDYALTGTDRLEASVGEQIHLEGEVVQVKQTGGPTIFHVADEHGVVPCAAFEEAGVRAYPSVEVGDLVRVTGVPERREGAVQIEVDGLSTLDGEIAEEARERLESALEARAEPHDVDPLIDWPAFEKLRPDLEAVARLLRRTVLEGRPIRVRHHADGDGMCAAVPVQLALERFIAEVHEDEEASRHLVKRLPAKAPFYEMEDATRDLNYALEDREKHGQQLPLLLMLDNGSTAEDVPAYETLAHYDIPIVAIDHHHPDPEAVEDLLNAHVNPYLHDEDYRITTGMLCVELARMIYPDLTEELRHIPAVAGLADRSKADAMSDYLELAAAEGYDEARLKDVSEALDYAAFWLRYNSGDRLIKDLLEVDADEERHRELVSFFAERAREEVDDQLDAAMTHVEHEVLENDVHLYRIDVENYAHRFTYPAPGKTTGEIHDRKIEEAGDPVITVGYGPDFAVLRSDGVRLDIPNMVSELEAEIPGAGVSGGGHLVVGSIKFVKGKREAVIDALVEKMAAADIDEALSSAPPIDD from the coding sequence ATGACACGTGATTCTGCTGGCCGGGCCGTCGATGACGGACCGTCCGTCGTCTACGATCTCGCTGCCGACTGTACGGTAGCGGACCTGGAAGAAAACACTCCCTACCTCGCGGAGATCAACGGAATCGTCGAGTACGGCGTCTTCGTGGACCTCTCTGATTCGATCTCGGGTCTCGTCCACGAATCCGTCCTCGAGGGGACGTTCCGCGTCGGACAGGAACTCGTCGTTTCACTCGAGAACGTCCGCGAGAACGGCGACGTCGCGTTCGAACCCGTCGACGTCGACGAGGAGTACGACGTCGAAGTGGTTCCCCACGACTACGCGCTGACCGGTACCGACCGGCTGGAGGCCAGCGTCGGCGAGCAGATCCACCTCGAGGGCGAGGTCGTCCAGGTCAAACAGACCGGCGGCCCGACGATCTTCCACGTCGCCGACGAACACGGCGTCGTCCCCTGTGCCGCATTTGAGGAGGCGGGCGTCCGGGCCTATCCGTCCGTCGAGGTCGGCGACCTCGTCCGCGTCACCGGCGTCCCCGAGCGACGCGAGGGAGCCGTCCAGATCGAGGTCGACGGCCTCTCGACGCTCGACGGCGAGATCGCCGAGGAGGCACGCGAACGCCTCGAGTCGGCACTCGAGGCGCGCGCCGAGCCCCACGACGTCGATCCGTTGATCGACTGGCCGGCGTTCGAGAAGCTCCGCCCCGACCTCGAGGCCGTCGCCCGTCTCCTCCGGCGAACCGTCCTCGAAGGGCGGCCGATCCGCGTCCGTCACCACGCCGACGGCGACGGCATGTGCGCCGCCGTCCCCGTCCAGCTCGCCCTCGAGCGATTCATCGCCGAGGTCCACGAGGACGAGGAGGCCTCCCGACATCTGGTCAAGCGACTCCCCGCGAAGGCGCCGTTCTACGAGATGGAAGACGCCACGCGCGACCTCAACTACGCACTCGAGGACCGGGAGAAACACGGCCAGCAGCTCCCGCTCTTGCTCATGCTCGACAACGGCTCGACGGCCGAGGACGTCCCGGCCTACGAAACGCTGGCCCACTACGACATCCCGATCGTCGCGATCGATCACCACCACCCCGACCCCGAGGCGGTCGAGGATTTGCTGAACGCCCACGTCAACCCCTACCTCCACGACGAGGACTACCGCATCACGACGGGGATGCTCTGCGTTGAACTCGCCCGGATGATCTACCCCGACCTCACCGAGGAACTCCGCCACATCCCCGCCGTCGCCGGCCTCGCCGACCGCTCGAAAGCCGACGCCATGAGCGACTACCTCGAGCTCGCCGCTGCAGAGGGCTACGACGAGGCCCGACTCAAAGACGTCAGCGAAGCGCTCGACTACGCCGCCTTCTGGCTGCGCTACAACTCCGGCGACCGACTCATCAAGGACCTCCTCGAGGTCGACGCCGACGAAGAGCGCCACCGCGAACTCGTCTCCTTTTTCGCCGAGCGGGCCCGTGAAGAAGTCGACGACCAGCTCGACGCCGCGATGACCCACGTCGAACACGAAGTCCTCGAAAACGACGTCCATCTCTACCGGATCGACGTCGAGAACTATGCCCACCGCTTCACGTATCCCGCCCCCGGAAAGACGACGGGCGAGATCCACGACCGCAAGATCGAGGAGGCCGGCGATCCCGTCATCACGGTCGGCTACGGTCCCGACTTCGCCGTCCTGCGAAGCGACGGCGTCCGACTCGACATCCCGAACATGGTGTCGGAACTCGAGGCCGAGATCCCCGGCGCGGGCGTCTCCGGCGGCGGCCACCTCGTCGTCGGCTCGATCAAGTTCGTGAAGGGCAAGCGCGAGGCGGTCATCGACGCCCTCGTCGAGAAGATGGCCGCCGCCGACATCGACGAGGCGCTCTCGAGCGCGCCGCCGATCGACGACTGA
- a CDS encoding CPBP family intramembrane glutamic endopeptidase: MDSRTTPDRKTSESGIRTRKVGLFLALAFGIAWTGAIVLYLVGIELGTLAGLVFVVVVVMWAPAFAAIGTQLRYGESIREGCGLALGRLRWVGLAWVTPVALVAGTIGIGTALPGVSFTTDYAVFLLELGLSQDEAAEAIAQLEGMPVPPAVLFVVSGLVAGLTINALAALGEELGWRGVLLTELAPLGFWKLSIFTGAVWGIWHAPIILQGHNFPDAPLVGVFVMTAATIAMAPIYTYLTVRARSVLAATVLHGSFNGLGALSLVYLTGARNLVTAPVGVAGIGAAVLVTALCVVHDRLIADEQITTGGALSPWT; encoded by the coding sequence ATGGATTCTCGGACGACTCCTGACCGGAAAACGAGTGAGTCCGGCATACGAACTCGAAAAGTAGGGCTCTTTCTCGCGCTCGCGTTCGGTATCGCCTGGACCGGTGCCATCGTCCTCTACCTCGTTGGGATCGAACTCGGGACGCTCGCCGGACTCGTATTCGTAGTCGTGGTGGTCATGTGGGCACCGGCGTTCGCGGCGATCGGAACCCAACTCCGATACGGTGAGTCTATTCGGGAGGGATGTGGACTCGCTCTGGGTCGGCTTCGATGGGTTGGACTCGCGTGGGTAACGCCGGTTGCCCTCGTTGCTGGTACGATCGGTATCGGAACCGCCCTCCCGGGCGTGTCGTTTACGACCGATTACGCGGTGTTCCTACTCGAGTTGGGGCTGAGTCAGGATGAAGCCGCTGAAGCGATCGCGCAACTGGAAGGGATGCCAGTCCCACCTGCTGTTCTCTTCGTCGTTTCGGGTCTCGTCGCGGGACTAACGATCAACGCCCTCGCTGCGCTCGGCGAGGAACTCGGGTGGCGCGGGGTACTACTCACGGAACTCGCTCCGCTCGGATTCTGGAAACTCTCGATCTTCACTGGTGCAGTCTGGGGCATTTGGCACGCGCCGATTATCCTTCAGGGCCACAACTTTCCCGATGCGCCACTCGTGGGTGTGTTCGTAATGACCGCTGCAACGATTGCGATGGCACCGATCTACACGTACCTGACCGTCCGCGCTCGATCCGTACTCGCTGCAACCGTCCTTCACGGATCGTTCAACGGACTGGGAGCACTGTCGCTGGTCTACCTCACGGGAGCCAGAAATCTCGTGACCGCGCCCGTCGGCGTCGCCGGAATCGGTGCCGCAGTGCTTGTCACCGCGCTCTGTGTCGTCCACGACAGACTCATTGCAGACGAACAGATTACGACTGGAGGTGCGCTGTCCCCGTGGACGTGA
- a CDS encoding CoA-binding protein: MPVENDAALREILGFETVAVVGCSRTPGKAAHDVPDYLRSRGYEVIPVNPNAAEVFGRRAYDTLSAVDVEIDVVCVFRPSDEVAGIVDEALERADVRVIWTQLGIVDDEALERAERDGMTVVRDRCMLVDHQRLYG, translated from the coding sequence ATGCCAGTCGAGAACGACGCAGCGCTCCGAGAGATTCTCGGGTTCGAGACCGTCGCCGTCGTCGGCTGCTCGCGAACGCCGGGGAAGGCAGCCCACGACGTTCCAGACTACCTCCGATCGCGTGGATACGAGGTGATCCCAGTCAATCCGAACGCGGCGGAGGTCTTCGGGCGACGGGCGTACGATACACTCAGCGCGGTCGACGTGGAGATCGACGTCGTCTGCGTGTTTCGACCGAGCGACGAGGTCGCAGGAATCGTCGACGAGGCACTCGAGCGAGCCGACGTGCGCGTGATCTGGACGCAACTCGGCATCGTCGACGACGAGGCGCTCGAGCGCGCCGAACGAGACGGGATGACCGTCGTTCGGGACCGCTGTATGCTGGTCGATCATCAGCGTCTGTACGGCTGA
- a CDS encoding RNA-guided endonuclease InsQ/TnpB family protein — translation MKRTNQFDVRPRSAKEREVFKRWLDASASLWNETNYARRQNFLSNNDESVWDADTGTLEGKYKGVLSSSVAQQIIRKNSEAWRSFFSSNEKYHAGELDEKPSPPGYWGNEEDGRALRTYVRNDQYTIEYGERSRLEVPIGSELKDELGLSRNQRLRVEVAGDPKWHGVQGRLELVYDELADTFRAFQPVTIDDSRLDSPLASHEAALDVGANNLVACTTTTGSQLLYDGRELFERFRETTEQIAHYQSLLKDQRKSSKRIDRLYRKRTNRRDHAQDALIRDLVERLYDEGVSKVYVGDIKGVLSTHWSARVNAKTHNFWAYLRFITRLENVCEENGIAVEEESEAWTSQECPECGEREETIRHEDSLACPCGFEGHADLVASESFLRQQTEVGPMARPVYLKWNNHDWREHHNPPSIAETTANEEYTNQSTATSGNIALGGSND, via the coding sequence ATGAAGCGAACCAACCAGTTCGACGTTCGCCCTCGCTCTGCGAAAGAGCGCGAGGTGTTCAAGCGCTGGTTGGACGCTTCTGCGAGTCTCTGGAATGAGACCAACTACGCTCGCCGCCAAAACTTCCTCTCCAACAACGACGAAAGCGTCTGGGACGCCGACACGGGTACACTCGAAGGCAAATACAAAGGCGTCCTCAGCAGTAGTGTCGCCCAGCAAATCATCCGCAAGAACTCCGAAGCGTGGCGGTCGTTCTTCTCCAGCAACGAGAAGTATCACGCCGGGGAACTCGACGAGAAACCGTCTCCACCGGGGTACTGGGGCAACGAAGAGGACGGGCGAGCCCTCCGAACCTACGTTCGCAACGATCAGTACACCATCGAGTACGGGGAACGTTCCCGACTCGAAGTCCCGATTGGGTCCGAACTCAAAGATGAGCTTGGGTTGAGTCGGAACCAACGCCTTCGCGTCGAAGTCGCGGGCGACCCGAAGTGGCACGGCGTGCAGGGCCGACTCGAACTCGTGTACGACGAACTCGCAGACACGTTCAGGGCTTTCCAACCAGTCACCATCGACGATTCTCGACTGGACTCACCACTGGCTTCCCACGAAGCCGCTCTGGACGTTGGTGCGAACAACCTCGTCGCTTGCACGACGACGACCGGCTCACAACTCCTGTACGACGGACGCGAATTGTTCGAGCGGTTCCGCGAAACCACCGAGCAGATCGCGCACTACCAGTCGCTCCTCAAAGACCAGCGCAAATCCAGCAAGCGCATCGACCGCCTGTATCGCAAGCGCACGAACCGACGCGACCACGCCCAAGATGCACTCATCCGCGACCTCGTGGAACGACTCTACGACGAGGGCGTCTCGAAGGTGTACGTTGGTGACATCAAAGGCGTTCTCTCGACGCACTGGTCGGCGCGCGTGAACGCGAAGACGCACAACTTCTGGGCGTACCTCCGGTTCATCACCCGCCTCGAAAACGTCTGTGAAGAGAACGGCATCGCGGTTGAGGAGGAGTCCGAGGCGTGGACGAGTCAGGAGTGCCCGGAGTGTGGCGAGCGCGAAGAGACGATTCGCCACGAGGATTCGCTGGCGTGTCCGTGTGGGTTCGAAGGACACGCCGATCTCGTGGCGTCGGAATCGTTCCTGAGACAGCAGACAGAAGTCGGGCCGATGGCACGGCCCGTGTACCTCAAGTGGAACAATCACGACTGGCGGGAACACCACAACCCGCCCTCCATCGCGGAGACAACAGCCAACGAGGAATACACAAACCAAAGTACCGCTACGAGCGGGAATATCGCTCTCGGGGGCTCAAACGACTGA
- a CDS encoding DUF7511 domain-containing protein — MTVNDVPVDQDDVESPPDESLEWLTDDGWWTLVPVDASGDDRLTRWISIERDGLCDLEQWR, encoded by the coding sequence ATGACCGTGAACGACGTGCCAGTCGATCAGGACGATGTGGAGTCGCCCCCAGACGAATCGCTCGAGTGGCTCACCGACGACGGGTGGTGGACGCTCGTTCCGGTCGACGCGAGCGGGGACGATCGGTTGACCCGGTGGATCTCCATCGAGCGTGACGGGCTCTGCGATCTCGAGCAGTGGCGGTGA
- a CDS encoding FxLYD domain-containing protein: MDRRHYLMAAGGVVSATFSGVVTAEEHDEDNTPYETELQFGDHQLVVDHGGVSPTAYAVVEVENVGTVASGEVSVTAGWLDEAESRVGDDRARLPSLRPDETWLAHVRSRSGPEEIEDFEVTGEYETGHPRSPHGVGVAESDYRVEDEQLIGRIKNTRDEDLERLEAQGKIYDADGTVLGGGTDSERDLPAGRDWTFEIWLPRLPEVVEDTPNYEVPEPTDHDVLLDSRTHRIADSS; encoded by the coding sequence ATGGACCGACGGCACTATCTCATGGCCGCAGGGGGAGTTGTATCAGCGACATTTAGTGGGGTGGTAACGGCTGAGGAACACGATGAGGACAACACTCCGTACGAGACCGAGTTGCAGTTCGGCGACCACCAACTGGTAGTCGATCACGGCGGCGTTTCGCCGACGGCCTACGCTGTCGTCGAAGTCGAAAACGTGGGTACGGTGGCGAGTGGCGAAGTATCCGTTACTGCAGGGTGGTTAGACGAAGCTGAGAGCCGCGTCGGCGATGACAGAGCCAGGCTTCCATCATTGAGACCGGACGAAACGTGGCTTGCCCACGTCCGGTCCCGGAGCGGTCCAGAGGAGATTGAAGATTTTGAGGTCACGGGCGAGTACGAGACTGGACATCCACGTTCACCACACGGGGTCGGTGTAGCCGAGAGTGACTACCGGGTAGAGGACGAGCAGCTCATCGGACGGATCAAGAACACTCGGGATGAGGATCTTGAACGACTGGAGGCACAGGGCAAGATCTACGATGCGGACGGCACCGTCCTCGGTGGAGGCACCGATTCGGAACGGGATCTTCCAGCAGGAAGAGACTGGACGTTCGAGATCTGGCTCCCGCGATTACCCGAAGTGGTCGAAGATACCCCAAACTACGAGGTTCCGGAGCCCACTGACCACGACGTGCTCTTGGATTCGCGTACGCACCGGATAGCAGACTCGAGTTGA
- a CDS encoding M48 metallopeptidase family protein gives MRAEEETPERSPRYESKLGLEDVPIEVGEIDRRWGEYENGIVRLNWRLILAPVRIQDYVLVHELGHSIHDERSDSFWNVVGSLIPDYDDRRSWLRINGNTLTV, from the coding sequence ATTCGTGCCGAGGAGGAAACCCCGGAACGGAGCCCACGTTACGAGTCGAAGCTAGGCCTCGAAGATGTCCCGATTGAGGTCGGGGAGATCGATCGCCGATGGGGAGAGTACGAGAACGGGATCGTTCGACTGAACTGGCGGCTTATCCTCGCTCCTGTTCGGATTCAGGACTATGTCCTCGTTCACGAGCTGGGACACTCCATTCACGACGAGCGTTCTGATTCCTTCTGGAATGTCGTCGGTTCGCTGATCCCAGACTATGATGACCGACGCTCATGGTTGCGGATAAACGGAAATACACTGACTGTCTGA
- a CDS encoding alpha/beta fold hydrolase, producing the protein MKILVFGAGPLGSLKAARLHEAGHDVFLLARGQRLADLREHGIVIQEDDTDEEEVAHVDVVDSLEPDEYYDLVLVVMGEHQAVQILDTLAENEHVPTFLFMGNNVNGSDEMVQALGKERVMLGFPYPGGKRDGHVMRVLPIDEDNKYTIPVGEVDGTIQPRTRQVAAVLEDMRGYDVEIRTDMDELLTYHVTLLMSGLVPALYAADTSMKRLGETRDLLVLSVRATKEALRGLRNAGYAPSPPVVRAFEYVPEPICVWAIGWLMRKEYAKISVEGHARDGRDEMRYLFDGLRSILDETDVETDAIDQLAPYYDSETPPYPEGKRDLSMQWGGLVAPTIGAGALALVLRRLRSRASADSAAERESGGVYYEVSGPEDATAVVFTHGFALDRETWREQTATLSESYRVLTWDVPGCGDSAGSSVPVRFDVSARKLLDVLDEEGIDQAVLVGQSMGSLLSQYIAYHHPDRVRVLVHVGGFPLHEGFSERMIKLMRWHPTILKAIPEQLLYDACGRLFAHTPDAQEYARRATARTGKENMVSLEREYLKDLDEGIPEMTELPQLVVVGEHEYFPLRKKAKEWNDRLPNSVYAAVPDAGHIANHDNPTAFNETLSSFLESLTDQHLDEPSSRSKTGCFSEVARAGRPVSCLSHRCSPSVNVEAMKRIDLEP; encoded by the coding sequence ATGAAGATTCTGGTATTCGGTGCAGGGCCGCTAGGGAGTCTGAAAGCAGCACGACTCCACGAGGCGGGACACGACGTCTTTCTGCTCGCTAGGGGGCAACGGCTGGCGGATCTAAGAGAACACGGAATCGTTATTCAGGAAGACGACACTGACGAGGAGGAAGTCGCTCACGTCGATGTAGTGGACTCCCTGGAGCCCGACGAGTACTACGACCTCGTTCTGGTCGTCATGGGAGAGCATCAAGCGGTACAGATCCTTGATACGTTGGCGGAAAACGAGCACGTCCCGACGTTTCTCTTCATGGGGAACAACGTCAACGGGTCTGACGAGATGGTTCAGGCGCTCGGCAAAGAGCGTGTGATGCTGGGCTTTCCGTACCCTGGCGGGAAACGAGACGGCCACGTCATGCGCGTGCTCCCGATCGACGAGGACAACAAATACACAATCCCGGTCGGAGAGGTTGATGGAACGATTCAACCCAGAACTCGACAGGTAGCCGCCGTGCTCGAGGACATGCGAGGGTACGACGTCGAGATCCGGACGGACATGGACGAGTTGTTGACGTACCACGTCACGTTGCTCATGTCTGGCCTCGTCCCCGCGCTGTATGCCGCAGATACCAGTATGAAACGGCTGGGCGAAACCAGAGACCTGCTGGTGCTGTCGGTCCGTGCGACGAAGGAGGCGTTGCGGGGATTACGTAACGCAGGGTATGCACCCAGTCCGCCAGTCGTCAGGGCCTTCGAGTACGTCCCAGAGCCGATCTGCGTCTGGGCCATCGGGTGGCTCATGCGAAAGGAGTACGCGAAGATCTCGGTGGAAGGGCACGCCCGTGATGGCCGAGACGAAATGCGATATCTGTTCGACGGGTTGCGTTCGATACTGGACGAGACGGACGTGGAAACGGACGCCATCGACCAGCTGGCTCCGTATTACGATTCAGAGACACCTCCGTATCCCGAAGGCAAACGAGACCTATCCATGCAGTGGGGCGGGCTCGTTGCCCCCACAATCGGTGCTGGAGCACTCGCGCTCGTTCTTCGGCGTTTGCGCTCGAGAGCGAGCGCCGATTCCGCGGCCGAACGTGAATCTGGTGGCGTCTATTACGAGGTGAGCGGCCCCGAAGACGCGACAGCGGTGGTGTTCACGCACGGCTTCGCCCTCGACCGCGAGACGTGGCGGGAGCAGACCGCGACGCTGTCGGAGTCGTATCGGGTTCTCACGTGGGACGTCCCTGGATGTGGCGACTCCGCCGGGTCGAGTGTCCCTGTCCGATTCGACGTCTCGGCTCGCAAATTGCTCGATGTACTGGACGAAGAAGGTATCGACCAGGCCGTCCTGGTCGGCCAGTCGATGGGAAGCCTGTTGAGCCAATACATTGCGTACCATCACCCAGACCGCGTGCGAGTCCTGGTTCACGTCGGAGGCTTTCCACTGCACGAGGGGTTCTCCGAGCGCATGATCAAACTGATGCGGTGGCACCCGACGATTCTGAAGGCCATACCCGAACAACTGCTGTACGACGCGTGCGGTCGATTGTTTGCTCACACGCCCGACGCCCAAGAGTACGCGAGACGGGCAACTGCACGTACTGGGAAGGAGAACATGGTCTCTCTCGAACGGGAGTATCTCAAAGACCTTGACGAGGGAATCCCCGAGATGACCGAGCTCCCGCAATTGGTCGTGGTCGGAGAACACGAGTACTTCCCGCTCCGGAAGAAAGCAAAGGAGTGGAACGACCGACTCCCCAACAGCGTATACGCGGCGGTGCCAGATGCGGGACACATTGCGAACCACGATAATCCGACGGCGTTCAACGAAACCCTGTCCTCGTTTCTGGAATCACTGACTGATCAACACCTGGACGAGCCATCTTCCCGGTCAAAAACTGGATGTTTTTCTGAAGTGGCGCGTGCTGGTCGTCCCGTGTCTTGCTTGTCTCATCGTTGCTCACCCAGCGTCAATGTCGAAGCAATGAAACGAATTGATTTGGAGCCGTAG